A genome region from Anopheles stephensi strain Indian chromosome 2, UCI_ANSTEP_V1.0, whole genome shotgun sequence includes the following:
- the LOC118506136 gene encoding cyclin-dependent kinase inhibitor 1: MGAQVYNRTMVERLHYSPAPVPAKSYKRQSPALNRVNSAKRNLFGAVEREEFNQFYNMHMKQQDEKKMQKWNFDFRKGEPLEGQLKWVRAHQRSVFTLTHTAHVRPTVSRRSTTADVPPSSSSGDILSPDELMDELAERANRGNSVPKLRQPKITDFLKERKRCLSSAVAVEKISAKKVRLMMAASSSSSSSSSSSGGAQQQAQEASTSSSAN, translated from the exons ATGGGTGCTCAGGTGTACAATCGTACGATGGTGGAGCGGTTGCACTATTCGCCCGCTCCGGTGCCGGCCAAAAGCTACAAACGACAGTCTCCGGCCCTGAACCGGGTGAACAGTGCGAAGCGCAATCTGTTCGGTGCCGTCGAACGAGAAGAATTTAACCA GTTCTACAACATGCACATGAAGCAGCAGGACGAGAAAAAGATGCAAAAATGGAactttgattttcgcaaaggTGAACCGCTGGAGGGCCAGTTAAAGTGGGTGCGGGCGCATCAACGCTCGGTGTTTACGCTAACCCACACCGCCCATGTCAGACCCACGGTCAGCAGACGGTCGACGACGGCGGATGTTCCGCCGAGCAGTAGCTCTGGAGACATTCTTTCGCCGGACGAACTGATGGACGAGCTGGCGGAACGTGCTAACCGGGGCAATAGCGTTCCCAAGCTGAGACAGCCGAAAATTACAG ACTTTTTGAAAGAGCGCAAACGTTGCCTGTCTTCCGCTGTGGCGGTGGAGAAAATTTCCGCCAAAAAGGTACGCCTGATGATGGCAgcttcttcctcctcgtcgtcgtcgtcgtcgtcgtctggcGGTGCGCAACAGCAGGCACAGGAAGCATCGACGTCGTCGTCAGCGAACTAA
- the LOC118506137 gene encoding transient-receptor-potential-like protein: MGNEKKDPGGVGVQIESPSPVPSGCGGSAAFNMITNINLPVPLSLEEKKYLLAVERGDLASVKRILQRAHRKRNVNVNCVDSLGRGALTLAIENENLEMVELLVIMNVETKDALLLAINAEFVEAVELLLEHEELIHKDGEPYSWQRVDINTAMFTPDVTPLMLAAHKNNYEILKILLDRGATLPMPHDVKCGCEECIRRSSEDSLRHSLARVNEYRALASPSLIALSSQDPLLTAFQLSWELRNLAFAEQECKSQYLELRHQCQNFAVELLDQSRSSQELAIILNYDPNSPPYMDGDHMKLTRLELAIDYKQKKFVAHPNIQQLLAAMWYEGVPGFRRKSAADKIFIIVRTAVLFPIYCLLYMIAPSCETSKFMRKPFMKFLIHASSYLFFLFLLILVSQRAEVQVVLLFGTESMKRALQEELARQRGNGPTYLECLVVIYVMGFIWEETQEIFIEGIRSYLRNMWNFIDFSRNFLYCCVALLRIIAYIQQTSQISADPSTAYIAREHWDDFDPQLIAEGLFAAANIFSALKLVHLFSINPHLGPLQISLGRMVIDIVKFFFIYSLVLFAFACGLNQLLWYFADLEKSKCYSLKGGLPDWDNQGDACMKWRRFGNLFESSQSLFWASFGMVGLENFELQGIKSYTRFWGLLMFGSYSVINVIVLLNLLIAMMSNSYAMIDEHSDTEWKFARTRLWMSYFEESSTLPPPFNIFPNMKHLMRLFGKKKKRDLKRESTIRRKEDKERAERYTNVMRALVWRYVSAMHRRMEQDAVTEDDINEVKTEISAMRYELLDIFEKNGMDVSAVDRKEKAVLAKRMKIWERRLMKDFQVAPVEIAEQEEEEEEEDANPLARFRRVAKKVANNTTSAKWGQVMTGVGVEMNSQIGRCRNRDSFRQQQQLQKAMAEARRLVERSPLPRSRSASPGIEGYTDETTTTLLNLLSQLAEEGDASPGNTLNLHDQKSGAATPLNMLTAQLQAALSKTPSPRMGKSPKPFGDSGLKSPAGTLGPAGRARSPGGGLSRLDGPSVASKSPLASIAGSKSPSPDGTPAPEKKNNLDVKPAPPPSIMSPPPGKCSSPSATVQSPPPTIQSPPPTIHITRTESQLVKKPRTDSKDSNECEEECGGAPSLPSSPPPPADCTQSVVHSDDPEPLVSGVNSPPKVVKRKAPAPVPAASAGEDISVARPVAVKPQPGQGMLPPPPSKDDSVAIIPTFSTTPATPLPSHKPVAAPRPPSPVVPPPKVASPPPTIGSPPLVPLIKTELMADLEPEAAPGATKSCSSGGSKESLIVGGGDASADAARAASSPPCLRPYRKVDDVTTIKRQPKSGWL, translated from the exons ATGGGCAACGAAAAGAAGGACCCGGGCGGGGTCGGCGTACAGATCGAGTCACCGTCCCCGGTGCCGTCCGGTTGCGGTGGTTCGGCCGCGTTCAACATGATCACCAACATCAATCTGCCCGTGCCACTGTCGCTGGAGGAGAAAAAGTATCTGCTCGCGGTGGAACGGGGCGATCTGGCGAGCGTCAAGCGGATCCTCCAACGGGCCCACCGGAAGCGGAACGTAAACGTCAACTGTGTAGATTCGTTGGGGCGAGGAGCGCTGACGCTGGCCATCGAGAACGAAAATCTCGAGATGGTTGAACTGCTGGTGATCATGAACGTCGAGACGAAGGACGCACTGCTGCTCGCGATCAACGCGGAGTTCGTCGAGgcggtggagctgctgctcgagCACGAGGAGCTCATCCACAAGGACGGTGAACCGTAC AGCTGGCAAAGGGTGGACATCAATACGGCGATGTTCACACCGGACGTGACACCGCTGATGCTGGCCGCCCACAAGAACAACTACGAGATCCTGAAGATTCTGCTCGATCGTGGTGCAACCTTGCCGATGCCTCATGACGTTAA ATGTGGCTGTGAAGAGTGTATCCGCCGCTCGTCGGAAGATTCGCTCCGCCACTCGTTGGCCCGTGTTAACGAGTACCGTGCGCTGGCGAGCCCTTCCCTGATCGCACTCAGCTCGCAAGATCCACTCCTAACCGCCTTCCAACTGTCCTGGGAGCTGCGCAACCTTGCGTTCGCCGAGCAGGAGTGCAAATCGCAATACCTCGAGCTGCGGCACCAGTGTCAGAACTTTGCGGTGGAGCTGCTGGACCAGTCCCGCAGCTCCCAGGAGTTGGCCATCATTCTAAACTACGATCCGAACTCGCCGCCCTACATGGACGGGGACCATATGAAGCTGACGCGGCTCGAGCTTGCGATCGACTACAAGCAGAAGAAGTTCGTCGCCCATCCGAACATCCAGCAGCTGCTGGCGGCCATGTGGTACGAGGGTGTGCCCGGCTTCCGGCGCAAGTCGGCTGCCGACAAGATCTTCATCATCGTGCGTACCGCGGTGCTGTTTCCGATCTACTGCCTGCTGTACATGATTGCGCCCTCGTGCGAAACGTCCAAGTTTATGCGAAAACCGTTCATGAAGTTCTTGATTCACGCGTCGTCCTATCTGTTCTTCCTGT TTCTGCTCATCCTCGTCTCGCAGCGTGCGGAGGTCCAGGTGGTCCTGCTGTTCGGTACCGAGAGCATGAAACGAGCGCTACAGGAAGAGTTGGCCCGCCAGCGAGGCAACGGGCCAACGTACCTCGAGTGCCTCGTCGTCATCTACGTGATGGGCTTCATCTGGGAGGAAACGCAGGAAATCTTCATCGAGGGCATCCGCAGCTACCTGCGCAACATGTGGAACTTTATCGACTTCTCGCGCAACTTCCTGTACTGTTGCGTCGCGCTGCTACGCATCATCGCGTACATTCAGCAGACGTCACAGATATCGGCCGACCCGAGTACGGCGTACATCGCGCGCGAACACTGGGACGACTTTGATCCGCAGCTGATCGCAGAGGGTTTGTTTGCGGCCGCGAACATCTTTTCTGCGCTGAAGCTGGTCCATCTGTTTTCGATCAATCCGCACCTGGGACCGCTCCAGATCTCGCTCGGCCGGATGGTGATCGATATTGTGAAGTTTTTCTTCATCTACTCGCTGGTGCTGTTTGCGTTCGCGTGCGGCTTGAACCAGCTGCTCTGGTACTTTGCCGATCTGGAAAAGTCCAAGTGTTACAGCCTGAAGGGTGGCCTCCCGGACTGGGACAATCAGGGCGATGCGTGCATGAAGTGGAGACGGTTCGGAAA cCTGTTCGAGTCCTCGCAGTCCCTGTTCTGGGCCAGCTTCGGCATGGTCGGGTTGGAGAACTTTGAGCTGCAAGGCATCAAGTCCTACACGCGCTTCTGGGGTCTGCTCATGTTCGGCTCGTACAGTGTGATCAACGTGATCGTGCTGCTGAACCTGCTCATCGCCATGATGTCCAACTCGTACGCCATGATCGATGAGCACTCGGACACGGAATGGAAGTTTGCGCGCACCCGGCTGTGGATGAGCTACTTCGAGGAGAGCTCCACGCTACCGCCACCGTTCAACATCTTCCCGAACATGAAGCACCTGATGCGTCTCTtcggcaagaagaagaagcgtgaTCTGAAGCGTGAATCGACCATT CGTCGCAAGGAAGATAAGGAACGGGCCGAACGTTACACCAACGTGATGAGAGCGCTCGTGTGGCGCTACGTGTCGGCCATGCATCGCCGCATGGAGCAGGACGCCGTCACCGAGGATGACATCAACGAGGTCAAGACGGAGATCTCGGCCATGCGGTACGAGCTGTTGGACATCTTCGAGAAGAACGGAATGGATGTGTCCGCTGTCGATCGTAAAGAGAAGG CCGTCTTGGCCAAACGCATGAAGATCTGGGAACGACGCCTGATGAAGGACTTCCAGGTAGCGCCAGTGGAGATTGCCgagcaggaggaggaagaggaagaggaggacgCCAACCCGCTGGCACGGTTCCGGCGGGTCGCGAAGAAGGTCGCCAACAACACGACCTCCGCCAAGTGGGGCCAGGTGATGACCGGCGTCGGGGTGGAGATGAACTCCCAGATCGGTCGTTGCCGCAACCGGGACAGCTtccgccagcagcaacagctgcagAAAGCGATGGCCGAAGCACGCCGGCTGGTAGAGCGTAGCCCTCTGCCCCGCTCGCGCAGTGCGTCGCCCGGCATCGAAGGCTACACCGATGAGACGACCACCACGCTGCTCAACTTGCTGAGCCAGCTGGCCGAAGAGGGTGACGCCTCGCCCGGCAACACCCTCAACCTGCACGACCAGAAGAGTGGTGCGGCCACGCCGCTCAACATGCTCACCGCCCAACTGCAGGCCGCCCTCAGCAAGACTCCGTCGCCGCGCATGGGCAAATCACCGAAACCGTTTGGCGACTCCGGACTCAAGTCACCGGCCGGCACACTCGGCCCCGCCGGACGGGCACGCTCACCCGGTGGTGGCCTGTCACGGTTGGACGGTCCGTCCGTGGCCAGCAAATCGCCGCTCGCTTCCATCGCCGGAAGCAAATCACCTTCTCCGGACGGAACGCCGGCCCCGGAGAAGAAGAACAATCTCGACGTGAAGCCTGCACCGCCTCCGTCGATCATGTCCCCACCACCCGGCAAGTGTTCCTCCCCGTCCGCCACCGTCCAGTCACCTCCACCGACCATTCAGTCACCTCCACCGACCATCCACATCACGCGTACCGAGTCGCAGCTGGTGAAGAAACCTCGGACCGACTCCAAGGACAGCAACGAGTGTGAGGAGGAGTGTGGTGGAGCTCCTTCCCTTCCATCctccccaccaccaccggccgatTGCACCCAGTCCGTGGTTCACAGTGACGATCCGGAACCGCTCGTGTCGGGTGTTAATTCACCGCCGAAGGTTGTGAAACGCAAGGCTCCCGCACCAGTTCCGGCAGCTTCCGCCGGCGAGGACATTTCCGTCGCACGCCCGGTAGCTGTCAAACCACAGCCCGGTCAAGGCATGCttccgccaccaccatcgaaGGATGATTCGGTGGCCATCATTCCTACCTTCAGCACCACTCCGGCAACTCCACTTCCGTCCCACAAACCCGTGGCCGCTCCTCGACCACCCTCACCGGTCGTTCCACCCCCGAAGGTAGCTTCACCTCCACCGACCATCGGCAGCCCGCCGCTAGTGCCACTCATCAAAACGGAGCTAATGGCCGACCTCGAACCGGAAGCCGCACCCGGCGCAACCAAGAGTTGCTCGTCCGGTGGCAGCAAGGAGAGTTTGATTGTTGGCGGTGGCGATGCTTCGGCCGATGCGGCACGGGCTGCCTCCTCGCCGCCCTGTCTCCGTCCGTACCGCAAGGTGGACGACGTTACCACCATCAAACGCCAGCCCAAGAGCGGCTGGTTGTAG